From Micromonospora echinospora, one genomic window encodes:
- the rnhA gene encoding ribonuclease HI, whose protein sequence is MVETTVDPGGATTGRVVEIWTDGACSGNPGPGGWGAVLRYGAHEREISGGEATATTNNRMELMAAIQALESLTRAVTVRIHTDSTYVRNGITGWLASWKRNGWLTAARQPVKNADLWQRLETACGRHEVTWHWVKGHSGHPENERADALANRGMTEARAASRDGSR, encoded by the coding sequence ATGGTGGAGACGACGGTCGACCCGGGCGGGGCGACGACCGGCCGGGTCGTGGAGATCTGGACCGACGGGGCGTGCAGCGGAAACCCGGGGCCGGGCGGCTGGGGCGCGGTGCTGCGCTACGGGGCGCACGAACGGGAGATCAGCGGGGGTGAGGCGACCGCGACGACCAACAACCGGATGGAGTTGATGGCCGCCATCCAGGCCCTGGAGAGTCTCACCCGCGCGGTCACCGTACGGATCCACACCGACAGCACCTACGTCCGGAACGGCATCACCGGCTGGCTGGCCTCGTGGAAGCGCAACGGGTGGCTTACCGCCGCCCGCCAGCCGGTCAAGAACGCCGACCTGTGGCAGCGGCTGGAAACCGCCTGCGGTCGACACGAGGTGACCTGGCACTGGGTGAAGGGGCACAGCGGGCACCCGGAGAACGAGCGGGCCGACGCGCTGGCCAACCGGGGCATGACCGAGGCCAGGGCGGCGTCGCGCGACGGTTCACGCTGA
- a CDS encoding carbohydrate ABC transporter permease: protein MLVPYLVGLVGLVLLPAAVTLVLAFTEYDLLRAPRFVGWDNFTELVDDPVFWVSLTNSLVFALVAVPLRLALALGLALLLHRRGPAVGSARTAAVLPTAVPEIAYGLLWLWLLNPLYGPINQVLRLGGENGLTVFGRTPPQWLTDPTDARAAIVLMSLFTIGETFVVLLAARRALPADVYEMAAIEDATGWDVFRRITLPLMAPVLGLLLVRDAIGSLQFSFVPAFVVTDGGPPPYATTYLSLFVYRNAFEYLRYGYAAAATLVMIMLTVAAVVLQWRLIRRYRGFYRI, encoded by the coding sequence ATGCTGGTGCCGTACCTGGTCGGTCTGGTCGGCCTGGTGCTGCTGCCCGCGGCGGTCACCCTGGTCCTCGCGTTCACCGAGTACGACCTGCTGCGCGCGCCGCGCTTCGTCGGGTGGGACAACTTCACCGAGTTGGTCGACGACCCGGTGTTCTGGGTCTCGCTGACCAACTCGCTGGTCTTCGCCCTGGTGGCGGTGCCGCTGCGGCTGGCGCTGGCGCTGGGGCTGGCGCTGCTGCTGCACCGGCGCGGCCCCGCCGTCGGCTCGGCCCGCACCGCGGCCGTGCTGCCCACGGCGGTGCCGGAGATCGCGTACGGGCTGCTCTGGCTCTGGCTGCTCAACCCGCTCTACGGCCCGATCAACCAGGTGCTCCGGCTCGGTGGGGAGAACGGGCTGACCGTGTTCGGCCGGACCCCGCCGCAGTGGCTCACCGACCCGACGGACGCGCGTGCGGCGATCGTCCTGATGAGCCTGTTCACCATCGGGGAGACCTTCGTGGTGCTGCTCGCCGCCCGCCGGGCGTTGCCCGCCGACGTGTACGAGATGGCCGCGATCGAGGACGCCACCGGCTGGGACGTGTTCCGCCGGATCACGCTGCCGCTGATGGCTCCGGTGCTGGGGCTGCTGCTGGTCCGGGACGCGATCGGCAGTCTCCAGTTCTCCTTCGTCCCCGCGTTCGTGGTGACTGACGGCGGACCGCCCCCGTACGCCACCACCTACCTGTCGCTCTTCGTCTACCGCAACGCCTTCGAGTACCTCCGGTACGGCTACGCGGCGGCGGCGACCCTGGTGATGATCATGCTGACCGTCGCCGCGGTGGTGCTCCAGTGGCGGCTGATCCGCCGCTACCGGGGCTTCTACCGAATCTGA
- a CDS encoding YchJ family protein — MGGRGAERKTTDTSACPCGTGRGYGECCAPLHRAETSAATAEALMRSRFSAFAVGDVGHLLRSWHPRTRPAELNLDPRLRWTRLEVLATDGGGLFDTTGTVEFRAHYRHRGRPGTLHERSRFRREDGAWVYLDGQTDDG; from the coding sequence GTGGGCGGGCGTGGCGCGGAGCGGAAGACGACGGACACCTCGGCGTGCCCGTGCGGCACGGGACGCGGCTACGGCGAGTGCTGCGCACCGCTGCACCGCGCCGAGACCAGCGCGGCGACGGCCGAGGCCCTCATGCGGTCCCGGTTCTCCGCCTTCGCCGTCGGCGACGTCGGCCACCTGCTCCGCAGCTGGCATCCCCGCACCCGGCCAGCCGAACTGAACCTCGACCCCCGGCTGCGGTGGACCCGGCTCGAAGTGCTCGCGACCGACGGTGGCGGCCTCTTCGACACCACCGGCACGGTGGAGTTCCGGGCCCACTACCGGCACCGGGGCCGCCCCGGCACGCTGCACGAACGCAGCCGGTTCCGCCGCGAGGACGGGGCGTGGGTCTACCTCGACGGGCAGACCGACGACGGCTGA
- a CDS encoding SDR family oxidoreductase gives MPNRYENYPRIAVVTGGDSGIGRACAAALAGAGFDIGVTWYSDAEGAERTAEEVRAAGRRAETAHLDLTRLPQAASVVDELADRLGGIGVLVNNAGTGASTPFVDTAWEQWREVLAVDLDGPFLCGQRAARRMRAAGRGGRIVNITSVHEHAPRVGSAAYCAAKGGLGLLTKVMAQELAADGITVNAVAPGEIATPMTGQEDVDPFTRERPGVPVGRPGDAREVAAVVALLASPAAAYVTGASWPVDGGMLMMGPQAGSHLPSDEWRSG, from the coding sequence ATGCCAAACCGTTATGAAAACTATCCCCGGATCGCGGTCGTCACCGGCGGCGACTCCGGCATCGGTCGGGCCTGCGCCGCCGCCCTGGCCGGGGCCGGCTTCGACATCGGCGTCACCTGGTACTCCGACGCCGAGGGGGCGGAACGCACCGCCGAGGAGGTACGCGCGGCCGGCCGCCGGGCCGAGACCGCCCACCTGGACCTCACCCGGTTACCGCAGGCGGCGTCGGTCGTCGACGAGTTGGCCGACCGGCTCGGTGGGATCGGGGTGCTGGTCAACAACGCCGGGACCGGTGCGTCCACACCCTTCGTGGACACCGCGTGGGAACAGTGGCGGGAGGTGCTCGCGGTCGACCTGGACGGACCGTTCCTCTGTGGTCAACGGGCGGCGCGGCGGATGCGGGCCGCCGGACGCGGTGGGCGGATCGTCAACATCACCAGCGTGCACGAACACGCGCCCCGGGTCGGCTCGGCGGCGTACTGCGCGGCCAAGGGCGGGTTGGGGTTGCTGACGAAGGTGATGGCGCAGGAACTGGCAGCGGACGGGATCACCGTCAACGCGGTCGCCCCGGGCGAGATCGCCACTCCGATGACCGGGCAGGAGGACGTCGACCCGTTCACCCGGGAGCGTCCCGGCGTGCCGGTGGGGCGGCCGGGGGACGCCCGGGAGGTCGCGGCGGTGGTGGCGCTGCTCGCCTCCCCGGCCGCGGCGTACGTCACCGGGGCGTCCTGGCCGGTGGACGGCGGAATGCTGATGATGGGGCCACAGGCCGGATCCCATCTGCCCTCGGACGAGTGGCGGTCCGGGTGA
- a CDS encoding ABC transporter ATP-binding protein, with product MSATGVALAGVSAAYRGTEVLHAVDLAVARGELLVVLGPSGAGKSTVLRVVAGLEPVTGGRVLIAGRDVTALRPGRRNVSMVFQSYALFPHLTVAENIAFGLEVRDVPRAAARDRARAAAETVGCADLLGRRPGQLSGGERQRVALARALVREPDVFLLDEPLSNLDQALRVEMRAELRALHDRLGATMVHVTHDQTEALVLADRIAVLRDGRVEQVGTPDEIWHRPASVFVARFVGSPAMNLLPADALTPTGDPPPGVGGDTRLGFRPEAVGLADLASTGDGGAAVVDRVEVIGEDAYAYLTVPGGHPVVARVPAARRPAPGAAVRVTVRWPDVHVFDATSGRRVDPA from the coding sequence GTGAGCGCGACGGGTGTCGCCCTGGCCGGCGTCTCGGCCGCGTACCGGGGCACGGAGGTGCTGCACGCCGTCGACCTGGCGGTGGCGCGCGGGGAACTGCTGGTGGTGCTCGGCCCCTCCGGCGCGGGCAAGTCCACGGTGCTGCGGGTGGTGGCCGGACTGGAACCGGTCACCGGCGGGCGGGTGCTGATCGCCGGTCGGGACGTCACCGCCCTGCGGCCGGGGCGGCGCAACGTCTCCATGGTGTTCCAGTCCTATGCCCTCTTCCCGCACCTGACGGTCGCGGAGAACATCGCCTTCGGCCTGGAGGTGCGCGACGTGCCCCGGGCCGCCGCCCGGGACCGGGCCCGGGCGGCGGCCGAGACGGTGGGCTGTGCCGACCTGCTCGGCCGCCGTCCCGGGCAGCTCTCCGGCGGGGAACGGCAGCGGGTGGCGCTGGCCCGTGCCCTGGTCCGGGAACCGGACGTGTTCCTGCTCGACGAGCCGTTGTCCAACCTCGACCAGGCGCTGCGGGTGGAGATGCGGGCCGAGCTGCGGGCCCTGCACGACCGGCTCGGCGCGACCATGGTGCACGTCACCCACGACCAGACCGAGGCGTTGGTGCTCGCCGACCGGATCGCGGTGCTCCGGGACGGCCGGGTCGAGCAGGTGGGCACCCCGGACGAGATCTGGCACCGCCCGGCGAGCGTGTTCGTGGCCCGGTTCGTCGGCTCCCCGGCGATGAACCTGCTGCCCGCCGACGCGCTCACCCCGACCGGCGACCCGCCACCGGGAGTGGGCGGTGACACGCGGCTCGGCTTCCGTCCCGAGGCGGTCGGCCTGGCCGATCTGGCGTCGACCGGCGACGGTGGCGCGGCGGTGGTCGACCGGGTCGAGGTGATCGGCGAGGACGCCTACGCGTACCTGACCGTGCCGGGCGGACACCCGGTGGTGGCCCGCGTCCCGGCGGCCCGGCGTCCCGCGCCCGGCGCCGCCGTCCGGGTCACCGTGCGCTGGCCGGACGTGCACGTCTTCGACGCCACCTCCGGGCGACGGGTCGACCCGGCGTGA
- a CDS encoding carbohydrate ABC transporter permease, producing the protein MRGRGRGPSPLPEGALRVWRTLGAAFVLLVFVPPLVLLVSGSLTQPGLPPSPTPQLVPDPLATVGYEQAVELGGLLRASLNSVLVAVVAVPLSVLVASLAGFAMARLAPRTTGAVVVASLVALMVPATALLVPRFAIFRVLGLTDTLVPLVAPALVGTSPLYVLVYYLAFRALPAELYDACLVEDLSPVRTWWRVALPLVRPVTAGLTALTFVLTWSNFLDPLVYVYDRDLFTLPLALRSLSVLDPTNFPVFLAGAVVATVPALVVFVLAQRRFLHTPDRNGR; encoded by the coding sequence GTGAGGGGCCGCGGACGCGGCCCCTCACCGCTGCCCGAGGGTGCGCTGCGTGTCTGGCGCACCCTCGGCGCCGCCTTCGTCCTCCTGGTCTTCGTGCCGCCCCTGGTGCTGCTGGTCTCGGGCTCGCTGACCCAGCCCGGCCTGCCCCCGTCGCCCACGCCCCAGTTGGTGCCGGACCCGCTGGCCACGGTCGGCTACGAGCAGGCCGTCGAGCTGGGCGGGTTGCTGCGGGCCTCGCTCAACTCGGTCCTGGTCGCGGTGGTCGCCGTGCCGCTGAGCGTGCTGGTGGCCTCGCTGGCCGGCTTCGCGATGGCCCGGCTCGCCCCGCGTACCACCGGTGCCGTGGTCGTCGCGTCCCTGGTGGCGCTGATGGTGCCCGCGACCGCGCTGCTGGTGCCCCGCTTCGCGATCTTCCGGGTGCTCGGGCTCACCGACACCCTGGTCCCGCTGGTCGCCCCGGCGCTCGTGGGCACCTCGCCGCTCTACGTCCTGGTCTACTACCTGGCGTTCCGGGCACTGCCGGCGGAGTTGTACGACGCCTGCCTGGTGGAGGACCTGAGCCCGGTACGGACCTGGTGGCGCGTCGCGTTGCCGCTGGTCCGCCCGGTGACCGCCGGCCTGACCGCGCTGACCTTCGTGCTCACCTGGTCCAACTTCCTCGACCCGCTGGTCTACGTCTACGACCGTGACCTGTTCACCCTGCCGCTGGCGTTGCGCTCGCTGTCGGTGCTGGACCCGACGAACTTCCCGGTCTTCCTGGCCGGCGCGGTCGTCGCCACGGTGCCGGCGCTTGTGGTGTTCGTGCTCGCCCAGCGGCGTTTCCTGCACACCCCCGACCGGAACGGACGATGA
- a CDS encoding ABC transporter substrate-binding protein — protein sequence MMRPKALLALLLSALLLTTGCGSGSDPSEGGPVRLLVFGAPEELAAYRTLIGAYEKKHPDADVQLVEASDRKDLLARLSTSVAGGAPPDLFLMNYRFYGQFAAKGVIEPLDDRIAGSQELDPADYYPVAMDAFKWDGKQLCLPQNVSSLAVYYNRTLFTKYGVPEPKAGWTWNDLVGTATMMTRDANGTVVKGTESEGAALRPTVHGLGVEPSIIRLAPFVWSAGGEIVDDPAKPTRLTLEGPAAREALKNLVDLRQAYGVTPTDEEVEAEDDESRFANGRLAMLMTSRRATTNFRTVTGFDWDVAPLPVYGKPVGVLHSDAYCMPTGAKNKAAAWRFLEFAIAEEGQRIIAATGRTVPSHVEVANSPAFLDPTKPPRNAKVFLDAIPTVRALPTVSTWPEIEDVSYGILENAMFRGDRLDDVIRQLDTETRPIFARGEQG from the coding sequence ATGATGCGACCGAAGGCGCTGCTCGCGCTGCTGCTGTCCGCCCTGCTGCTCACCACCGGGTGCGGCTCCGGCTCCGACCCGTCCGAGGGCGGGCCGGTGCGACTGCTCGTCTTCGGCGCGCCGGAGGAACTCGCCGCCTACCGCACCCTGATCGGGGCGTACGAGAAGAAGCACCCGGACGCGGATGTCCAGCTCGTCGAGGCCAGCGACCGCAAGGACCTGCTGGCGCGGCTCTCCACCTCGGTCGCCGGGGGCGCGCCGCCGGACCTGTTCCTGATGAACTACCGCTTCTACGGCCAGTTCGCCGCCAAGGGCGTCATCGAACCGCTCGACGACCGGATCGCCGGTTCCCAGGAGCTCGATCCGGCCGACTACTACCCGGTCGCGATGGACGCCTTCAAGTGGGACGGCAAGCAGCTCTGCCTGCCGCAGAACGTCTCCAGTCTCGCCGTCTACTACAACCGGACGCTGTTCACGAAGTACGGCGTGCCCGAGCCGAAGGCGGGCTGGACCTGGAACGACCTGGTCGGCACGGCCACCATGATGACCCGCGACGCCAACGGGACGGTGGTCAAGGGCACCGAGAGCGAGGGAGCGGCCCTGCGGCCGACGGTGCACGGGCTCGGCGTCGAACCGTCGATCATCCGGCTCGCCCCGTTCGTCTGGTCGGCCGGCGGCGAGATCGTCGACGACCCGGCGAAGCCGACCCGGCTGACCCTCGAAGGACCGGCCGCCCGGGAGGCGCTCAAGAACCTGGTCGACCTGCGCCAGGCGTACGGCGTGACGCCCACCGACGAGGAGGTGGAGGCCGAGGACGACGAGTCCCGCTTCGCCAACGGACGGCTCGCCATGCTGATGACCTCCCGGCGGGCGACCACGAACTTCCGTACCGTCACCGGCTTCGATTGGGACGTCGCCCCGCTGCCGGTGTACGGCAAACCGGTCGGCGTGCTGCACTCCGACGCGTACTGCATGCCGACCGGAGCGAAGAACAAGGCTGCCGCGTGGCGCTTCCTGGAGTTCGCCATCGCCGAGGAGGGGCAGCGGATCATCGCGGCGACCGGGCGTACCGTCCCGTCGCACGTCGAGGTGGCCAACTCGCCGGCGTTCCTCGACCCGACGAAGCCGCCACGCAACGCGAAGGTCTTCCTGGACGCCATTCCCACCGTCCGGGCCCTGCCCACCGTCTCCACCTGGCCGGAGATCGAGGACGTCAGCTACGGCATCCTGGAGAACGCCATGTTCCGGGGCGACCGCCTCGACGACGTGATCCGTCAGCTCGACACCGAGACCCGGCCGATCTTCGCCCGGGGCGAGCAGGGGTGA